A section of the Rossellomorea marisflavi genome encodes:
- a CDS encoding STAS domain-containing protein: protein MDTNLIHQHLTLELCDQIAEEWAKGSPQSDKLKEGLIEFILLLRSTPLPSDEKIIAWAEKAVDERLGLLRPHRLEIHELNRFKRNFVDKVKETLPDAFVADPVFLEWLIGVNRIFDKVADVFLGTFEIHSDRILSGQQDLISELSSPIIEVAPKVGILPLIGDIDTHRAKAILTHSLEDSLKKELDLLFIDLSGVAIVDTMVAQQLFRIISALNLIGVDIVLSGIRPEVAQTAVQMGIDFSSLEVKPTIAIALQEMGFTFVHKTTEIL from the coding sequence ATGGACACAAACCTCATCCATCAACACCTCACCCTTGAATTGTGCGATCAGATCGCCGAGGAGTGGGCAAAAGGTTCACCTCAAAGCGACAAACTGAAGGAGGGACTGATCGAGTTCATCCTTCTTCTTCGTTCCACGCCTTTGCCGTCCGATGAGAAAATTATTGCTTGGGCTGAAAAAGCAGTCGATGAAAGACTGGGTCTCTTAAGGCCACACCGTTTGGAAATTCACGAGCTGAATAGGTTCAAGCGCAACTTTGTTGATAAGGTAAAGGAAACCCTACCTGATGCATTCGTAGCAGACCCTGTCTTCCTGGAATGGTTGATAGGGGTCAACCGAATATTCGACAAAGTGGCCGATGTGTTCCTCGGCACTTTTGAAATCCATTCCGACCGGATTTTGTCGGGTCAACAGGATTTGATCAGTGAGTTGAGCAGCCCGATCATTGAAGTAGCTCCAAAAGTCGGCATCCTCCCTTTGATCGGGGACATTGACACTCACCGGGCTAAAGCAATCCTCACCCATTCTCTCGAGGACAGTTTAAAAAAAGAGCTGGACCTTCTATTCATCGACTTATCAGGCGTAGCAATCGTTGACACAATGGTGGCTCAACAGCTTTTCCGGATCATTTCCGCACTCAACCTCATCGGTGTGGACATCGTTTTATCAGGAATCAGGCCGGAAGTCGCTCAAACAGCTGTTCAAATGGGCATTGATTTTTCATCGTTGGAAGTGAAGCCGACCATCGCCATCGCGCTTCAGGAAATGGGTTTTACATTTGTACATAAAACAACGGAAATCCTTTAA
- a CDS encoding STAS domain-containing protein: protein MPSNQDFYEFLIERAKQLTDDWYNSLDKSNTSGVYSSSNPQVIENLKNQNFEFHGILCSIFIKERLEFEHDLDEWILSIAKDKEHIDTPNHHILKEFVRVREQYLGFLQEFKDRWSSEEDGFDVFNEWWKLLVQSFDHAMVRFVEMQTAVVNKQLQAQQEVINELSSPVIKLNDQTALLPLVGNIEPTRAEYILESALEQCVEKGVSQLFIDLSGVVLIDTMVAHQLFNLMDALQLIGVKPILSGLRPEIAQTAVQLGLKFDNLTITSTLSQALNRL, encoded by the coding sequence ATGCCAAGCAATCAGGATTTTTACGAATTTTTAATCGAGAGGGCAAAACAGTTAACGGACGACTGGTATAATTCACTTGATAAAAGCAATACATCCGGGGTGTATTCCTCATCGAATCCGCAAGTAATCGAAAATCTTAAAAATCAAAATTTCGAATTCCATGGAATTCTTTGCAGTATTTTTATTAAAGAGCGACTTGAGTTCGAACACGATCTGGATGAATGGATTCTATCGATTGCAAAAGACAAAGAACACATCGACACGCCGAATCATCATATCCTAAAAGAGTTTGTCAGGGTAAGGGAGCAATACCTCGGCTTTTTACAAGAATTCAAAGATAGGTGGTCCTCTGAAGAAGACGGATTTGATGTTTTTAATGAATGGTGGAAACTGTTGGTTCAATCGTTCGATCACGCAATGGTCCGCTTCGTAGAAATGCAGACGGCCGTAGTGAATAAACAGCTCCAGGCTCAGCAGGAAGTCATAAATGAGCTGAGTTCTCCTGTGATCAAGCTGAATGATCAGACTGCCCTGCTTCCACTTGTGGGCAATATCGAACCCACGAGAGCTGAGTATATTCTTGAAAGTGCCCTTGAACAATGCGTCGAGAAGGGTGTCTCTCAACTATTTATCGATTTATCGGGAGTGGTACTGATCGACACGATGGTGGCGCATCAGCTGTTCAATCTCATGGACGCTCTTCAGCTCATAGGTGTCAAACCCATTCTGTCCGGACTCCGGCCTGAAATCGCCCAGACAGCCGTTCAGTTGGGATTGAAATTTGATAATCTCACCATCACCTCCACCCTTTCCCAAGCGCTAAACAGGCTCTGA
- a CDS encoding ring-cleaving dioxygenase codes for MEVKAIKGHHHVSAITANARKNLDFYTGVLGMRLVKKTVNQDDPSVYHLFYADERGNPGTDFTFFEIPPAARTHYGTNSISMTSLRVKDDQALAYWEDRFRQLGVDHESISVFTGRASISFRDPEGQRLMLVSDEENTGVSGGIPWEKASVPARFGITGLGPVQLTVSRSERTARVLTEILGYRETRSFPSTVDGQEDIRVFETGEGGTGSEIFLEERKDLPGERPGRGSVHHLALRVEDEAELRKWVERIDKSGYANSGFVDRYYFKSLYFRDPNGILFELATDGPGFDQDEGLESLGESLALPPHLEPRRNEIEQSLKPLS; via the coding sequence ATGGAGGTAAAAGCAATCAAAGGACATCACCATGTGTCAGCCATCACAGCGAACGCGCGCAAAAACCTGGATTTTTATACTGGTGTTCTCGGCATGAGGTTAGTCAAGAAAACAGTAAATCAGGATGATCCATCGGTGTATCATCTTTTTTATGCAGATGAACGTGGGAACCCCGGTACGGATTTTACTTTTTTTGAAATACCTCCTGCGGCCAGGACCCATTACGGCACGAATAGTATATCTATGACCTCCCTTAGGGTAAAGGATGATCAAGCGCTGGCTTATTGGGAAGATCGATTTAGACAGCTTGGGGTTGATCATGAAAGCATTTCAGTCTTTACCGGGCGTGCGTCGATTTCCTTTCGGGATCCCGAAGGTCAGAGATTGATGCTCGTTTCGGATGAAGAAAATACGGGTGTCTCTGGAGGAATCCCATGGGAAAAGGCGTCAGTGCCTGCTCGCTTTGGCATCACCGGTCTCGGGCCGGTCCAGCTGACGGTATCGAGGAGTGAACGGACAGCCCGGGTGTTAACCGAAATCCTTGGATATAGGGAAACAAGGTCATTTCCTTCCACGGTGGATGGTCAAGAGGATATAAGGGTATTCGAAACAGGGGAAGGGGGAACGGGTAGTGAAATTTTCCTGGAAGAACGTAAGGACCTCCCAGGTGAAAGACCGGGGCGAGGCAGCGTTCACCATCTGGCACTGAGGGTGGAAGATGAAGCGGAACTACGTAAATGGGTGGAACGCATCGACAAGTCTGGATATGCGAACTCGGGATTCGTTGACAGGTACTACTTCAAGTCCCTTTACTTCCGTGATCCAAATGGGATCTTATTTGAACTGGCGACGGACGGACCGGGATTTGACCAAGACGAAGGACTTGAATCGCTGGGGGAATCACTGGCACTTCCCCCGCATCTTGAACCAAGACGCAATGAGATTGAACAGTCATTAAAACCTTTATCCTAA
- a CDS encoding alpha/beta hydrolase, producing the protein MKHIYQKGTKENAPTLLLLHGTGGDERDLLPLADMIDPGASVLSVKGNVSENGMPRFFARLAEGVFDEKDLVFRTKELKDFIDHSAEEYGFDRNQVVAIGYSNGANIAGSMIYHHEDSLAGAILFHAMVPRRGVAIPALEKLPVFIGAGTVDPIIPKPETEELVRNLRESGADVTDYWTNGGHELRRDEVEEASRWFHDHFVK; encoded by the coding sequence ATGAAACATATTTATCAAAAAGGGACGAAAGAAAATGCACCGACACTTCTGCTATTGCATGGAACAGGAGGGGACGAGCGGGACTTATTGCCTCTCGCTGATATGATTGACCCCGGCGCATCTGTTCTCAGCGTGAAGGGGAATGTCAGTGAAAACGGGATGCCAAGATTCTTCGCACGGCTCGCAGAGGGGGTTTTTGACGAAAAGGATCTCGTTTTCAGGACAAAGGAATTGAAAGACTTTATTGATCATAGCGCGGAAGAGTATGGGTTCGATCGGAATCAGGTGGTCGCTATCGGATATTCGAACGGAGCGAACATCGCAGGAAGCATGATCTATCATCATGAAGATTCTCTTGCGGGCGCGATCCTTTTTCATGCCATGGTACCGAGAAGAGGAGTAGCAATTCCCGCACTTGAAAAACTACCAGTCTTCATCGGCGCAGGCACAGTGGATCCGATCATCCCTAAGCCGGAAACGGAAGAGCTGGTCCGGAACTTGAGGGAATCAGGTGCAGATGTAACCGACTACTGGACAAATGGCGGTCATGAGCTTAGGAGAGATGAAGTGGAAGAGGCATCCCGTTGGTTCCATGACCATTTCGTTAAATAG
- a CDS encoding TIGR04104 family putative zinc finger protein, which produces MQKCEKCGRSFRWKDVLFSIWQSYQPITCSHCNTKHTINFTSKFIVSFMVLLLALVVIFYLAPANGWSKPATFGVALVVVFCITFTLPTFVRYEVPTTKR; this is translated from the coding sequence ATGCAAAAATGTGAAAAATGCGGTCGGTCATTCCGTTGGAAAGATGTTTTATTTTCCATTTGGCAATCCTATCAACCGATTACATGCAGTCATTGCAACACCAAACATACTATCAACTTCACTTCGAAATTCATCGTTTCCTTTATGGTTCTGCTCCTGGCGCTGGTGGTCATTTTTTATTTGGCTCCCGCCAATGGTTGGTCAAAACCAGCCACATTCGGAGTCGCACTGGTCGTGGTTTTCTGTATCACTTTCACACTTCCGACCTTTGTACGTTACGAGGTTCCCACAACTAAACGATAG
- a CDS encoding DUF3231 family protein: MSIKDIQLTTAEIAALWTTYMKCTAMDCFYQHFLIHMEDDAIRDILVQHAEANTGWIQELKTIFECEGFPVPKGFSSGDVDLTVPPLFTDIFVLSFVYRGGQVTNEHFTSLLETVARADVLSFFENSLAKSVKLYKSSLNLMLEKGVYDRPPKIPYPDRVGFVKENPSLIGQILGENRPLNVLELSELFFIIERNCIGLVLLKGFLQVVKDREVSDYLKKGKKLSEKQITAFNKIIMEDDAFPTYPVTMEVTNSTESPFSDKLLVFFITSSNAVGLSTMCHAITMSTRKDLGVQFAMFVTEILKFGSTGLDLFVRRGWMEEPPQKKK; the protein is encoded by the coding sequence ATGAGCATCAAAGATATTCAACTCACAACGGCTGAGATTGCTGCCCTTTGGACCACATATATGAAATGTACGGCGATGGATTGCTTTTACCAGCATTTCCTCATACATATGGAGGATGACGCCATAAGGGATATTCTCGTTCAACACGCAGAGGCCAATACAGGGTGGATCCAGGAGTTAAAGACCATATTCGAATGTGAAGGGTTTCCTGTGCCTAAGGGATTTTCATCTGGTGATGTAGATCTGACTGTCCCGCCTCTCTTCACCGATATCTTCGTATTGAGCTTTGTGTACAGAGGAGGGCAAGTGACCAACGAACATTTCACTTCCTTGCTAGAGACCGTGGCTCGAGCCGATGTGCTGTCCTTTTTTGAGAATTCGTTGGCAAAAAGTGTGAAGCTCTATAAGTCATCGTTGAATCTTATGCTTGAAAAAGGTGTGTATGACCGTCCTCCGAAGATCCCCTATCCGGATCGTGTTGGGTTTGTAAAAGAGAACCCTTCCTTGATCGGTCAGATTCTTGGTGAAAACCGGCCGTTAAATGTACTCGAATTGAGCGAACTGTTTTTCATCATTGAGCGTAACTGCATCGGCCTTGTCCTATTAAAGGGTTTCCTGCAGGTCGTAAAGGACCGGGAAGTAAGTGACTATTTGAAAAAAGGGAAGAAGCTCAGTGAAAAACAGATCACCGCGTTCAACAAGATCATTATGGAAGATGATGCATTCCCGACGTATCCGGTAACAATGGAAGTAACGAATTCCACTGAATCACCATTTTCCGATAAGCTTCTTGTGTTCTTCATTACAAGCTCGAATGCAGTGGGACTAAGTACGATGTGTCACGCCATTACCATGTCCACAAGAAAGGACCTCGGAGTACAATTCGCCATGTTCGTGACCGAGATATTAAAGTTTGGGTCTACTGGATTGGATCTATTCGTAAGAAGAGGATGGATGGAAGAGCCGCCGCAAAAGAAAAAATAA
- a CDS encoding TIGR02206 family membrane protein, producing the protein MLVIIYPFKLFSVSHITAILLTLVGILFLFLVRNKIGHKGKRVLKICLIASLFLSELTFQLWYLIKGEWTIETNLPFQLCSLSIYLCVIMLLTKSYRLFEVTYFASMAGALIAMITPELFYGFPHIRYFQFFIAHAAIILSAFYMIWMEGFHVRFTSVLRAFISLNAIAVVVYFIDRVTGANYMFLAHKPYNLSPIDYLGPYPWYLLSLEFVSFFVFLLLYQPFFLYNKR; encoded by the coding sequence ATGCTGGTAATCATCTATCCATTTAAATTATTCTCTGTTTCCCATATCACCGCGATCTTGTTGACACTTGTCGGAATCCTGTTCCTATTCCTGGTCCGTAACAAAATAGGACACAAAGGAAAAAGGGTCCTTAAAATCTGTCTTATCGCCAGTCTATTCCTATCTGAATTGACGTTCCAATTGTGGTATCTCATCAAAGGGGAATGGACAATTGAAACGAATCTTCCTTTCCAGCTATGCTCTCTGTCGATTTACCTTTGTGTGATCATGCTATTGACCAAAAGCTACAGGCTATTTGAGGTAACCTACTTTGCAAGCATGGCGGGTGCGCTCATTGCCATGATTACTCCCGAGCTTTTTTATGGTTTTCCTCATATAAGGTACTTTCAATTCTTCATTGCCCATGCGGCAATCATTCTGTCTGCCTTCTACATGATCTGGATGGAAGGATTCCACGTCAGATTCACTTCCGTTTTAAGGGCGTTTATTTCCCTCAACGCCATCGCAGTGGTGGTGTACTTCATCGATCGGGTCACGGGCGCCAATTATATGTTCCTTGCGCATAAACCATACAATTTAAGTCCGATCGACTACCTGGGTCCGTATCCGTGGTATCTCCTATCTTTGGAATTTGTTTCTTTTTTTGTTTTTCTGCTTTTGTACCAACCTTTCTTTCTTTATAATAAAAGGTGA
- a CDS encoding glycerol-3-phosphate acyltransferase — MNFIIGITVVVLSYLAGGIMGAHYSVRGSGVDIRQEGSGNVGATNALRVSGRKAFVLAVIVDIAKVIATLFIVSAMTDGNMYLIGSSFFLIIGHLFPFQLGFHGGKGVVVYLAASLFLSPLAIAGFIMLMGIGYFALRKYKVAGFIAMTSIPVTSYLKGDPTEISLSLAGLFIVVMLMHLKPSHHVKA, encoded by the coding sequence ATGAATTTTATCATCGGAATCACTGTAGTGGTTCTTTCCTACTTAGCAGGGGGGATCATGGGTGCCCACTATTCGGTACGGGGATCTGGCGTTGATATTCGGCAGGAAGGAAGCGGAAACGTCGGGGCCACCAATGCTCTAAGGGTCTCAGGCAGAAAGGCATTTGTCCTGGCTGTGATCGTGGATATCGCAAAAGTAATTGCCACCTTATTCATTGTGAGTGCAATGACAGACGGAAATATGTATTTGATTGGTTCGTCATTCTTTTTAATAATCGGTCACTTGTTCCCCTTTCAACTGGGATTTCACGGAGGGAAAGGGGTGGTCGTCTACTTGGCTGCCTCCTTATTTTTATCCCCTCTCGCCATTGCCGGTTTCATCATGTTGATGGGGATAGGCTATTTCGCTTTGAGGAAATACAAGGTCGCAGGCTTCATCGCCATGACCTCCATACCCGTCACTTCCTATTTGAAGGGTGACCCCACAGAGATATCGCTCTCATTGGCAGGACTATTCATAGTGGTAATGCTCATGCATTTGAAACCATCACATCATGTAAAAGCGTAG
- a CDS encoding GNAT family N-acetyltransferase, whose amino-acid sequence MESHSLVYKVATEKEEMEQINRLNYRTFVEEIPQHTSNEEKALVDRFHDENTYIIAKWGSEVVGMIALRSNRPYSLDGKIEDLDRFLPKGSSTCEIRLLSVKEEFRSTRVFFSLCDQLVTHCLDHGYDMALISGTVRQLKLYKRMGFIPFGERVGSGDAVYQPMYLTKESFESSTKAFIRMMERKNRVRELSFLPGPVPMRKKVMDAFEDATVSHRNIEFIENMDEVCLKLKKLVNANHVQVAVGTGTLSNDMVAAQLSTLPGPGLILSNGEFGYRLQDHADRFGLEYTTISKEWGQPISSEEVEGILKQNSEIKWIWTVHCETSTGFVYDVESLSDLSVGYGVHLCIDACSSVGIIPSDFGRAYLATTVSGKGIGAYPGLAIVFHRDPIEPDKRLPRYLDIGQYDKNASIPFTHSSNLVNALNTALDGVDTASRPIRMEQLRRHLISEGYQVMGEDTYSPGIVTVALPAEIPSREFGDKCRKRGLILSYESDYLMKRNWIQLALMGSYQESEINEALGRIKSCMDTYHREFVSHG is encoded by the coding sequence ATGGAAAGCCATTCTCTCGTCTATAAAGTGGCAACTGAAAAAGAAGAGATGGAGCAGATTAACCGGTTGAATTATCGTACATTCGTAGAAGAAATTCCTCAGCACACATCCAATGAGGAGAAGGCCCTCGTGGACCGTTTCCATGACGAGAATACATATATCATTGCCAAATGGGGCAGTGAGGTTGTGGGCATGATCGCCCTTAGGAGCAATCGCCCTTACTCCCTTGACGGCAAGATCGAGGATCTAGATCGATTCTTACCAAAGGGTTCAAGCACCTGTGAAATCCGCCTTCTATCGGTGAAAGAAGAATTCAGGAGTACAAGGGTCTTCTTTTCCCTTTGCGATCAGCTCGTAACTCATTGTCTCGACCATGGATATGATATGGCCCTCATATCGGGTACCGTGAGACAGCTGAAACTCTATAAGAGAATGGGATTCATTCCCTTTGGTGAACGGGTTGGAAGTGGGGATGCCGTCTATCAGCCTATGTATCTTACTAAAGAAAGCTTTGAATCATCGACAAAAGCATTCATCCGGATGATGGAACGAAAGAACCGTGTGAGGGAGCTGTCATTTCTTCCTGGCCCTGTGCCCATGAGAAAGAAGGTTATGGATGCTTTCGAGGATGCGACGGTATCCCATCGTAATATAGAATTCATTGAGAACATGGACGAAGTCTGCTTGAAATTGAAGAAACTTGTAAATGCAAACCATGTACAGGTTGCGGTAGGTACGGGCACTCTGTCTAATGATATGGTAGCTGCCCAGCTTTCAACCCTTCCCGGACCAGGTTTGATTTTATCGAACGGTGAATTTGGATACCGTCTTCAGGATCATGCAGACCGCTTTGGTCTGGAGTACACCACCATTTCGAAAGAGTGGGGACAACCAATCTCGTCTGAAGAAGTGGAAGGGATTCTGAAGCAGAATAGTGAAATCAAATGGATATGGACGGTACACTGTGAAACATCGACAGGGTTTGTCTATGATGTGGAGAGTCTCTCTGACCTGTCGGTGGGTTATGGTGTACACCTGTGCATCGACGCGTGCAGTTCGGTCGGAATCATTCCCTCGGATTTCGGCCGTGCATACCTTGCCACCACTGTGAGCGGCAAGGGGATCGGGGCTTATCCAGGACTTGCGATCGTATTCCACCGAGACCCGATCGAACCCGACAAACGTCTCCCGCGTTATCTGGACATTGGCCAGTACGATAAGAATGCAAGCATCCCCTTTACTCACTCTTCCAACCTGGTGAACGCCCTGAATACGGCGCTGGATGGGGTGGATACAGCTTCCAGGCCAATAAGAATGGAACAGCTGAGGCGCCATTTGATCAGCGAAGGTTACCAAGTGATGGGTGAAGACACCTATTCACCGGGAATCGTTACGGTGGCATTACCAGCGGAAATCCCTTCAAGGGAATTTGGGGATAAATGCCGGAAGAGGGGGTTGATCCTGAGTTATGAAAGCGACTACCTCATGAAGCGGAATTGGATTCAGCTTGCCCTGATGGGAAGTTATCAGGAATCTGAAATCAACGAAGCTCTTGGTCGGATCAAGTCATGCATGGATACGTATCACAGGGAGTTTGTTTCCCATGGGTGA
- a CDS encoding LTA synthase family protein, giving the protein MGDRKSTINDWKFTFIPVLIPGFALWIKAVIVLFVGFSLHIDNLHDALLVLINPIASILLLLGVSFYFTKKISRITIFIVMIIASGILYGDLLYYRFYSDYVTVPILFQFKNVGGIGPSTFELISGWDILFFLDLIVVGVYLWKTRAMRVDVQRKQKAGYILGSVLVLLVTIGIGLLKSPYMFAESYDREQMVKAIGPYNYHLYDIGIAAGKPFSRTLATKADTKETIRYIDSTDKEESDLFGIAKGKNLVLVSMESTQNFVIGQKVNGKEITPFLNSLIEDSFYFSQIYDQTAQGKTSDSEFMVDNGLYPLASGSTFVQRPENTYRALSHLLDEQEDYYTAVFHGNDKTFWNRDKMYEALGYDRFYSKDEYEVTDDNSVNYGIKDIPFFQQSMDYVEDLPQPFYARFLMLTNHFPFLLDEEDQFIEEADTSEGVVNRYVTTVRYEDEAIKNLIEDFKKKGLYDDTVFVFYGDHYGISEKYETGAFELLGMEDTVINHMKLQQVPLIIHVSGEEGRTIDTLGGEIDIRPTILHLMGIESQSNLSFGHNLFTRVENHPVIFRNGDFITEKFLYKNNVCYNRKSEESENTSKCDPYKEIVRKELGLSDDIIYGDLLRFIKAE; this is encoded by the coding sequence ATGGGTGATCGAAAGAGTACGATAAATGATTGGAAGTTTACCTTCATCCCGGTTCTCATCCCGGGATTCGCTTTATGGATCAAGGCCGTCATCGTGCTTTTCGTCGGTTTTTCCCTGCACATCGACAATCTCCATGATGCACTGCTTGTGCTCATCAATCCGATCGCATCGATTCTCCTCCTCTTGGGAGTAAGCTTTTACTTCACTAAAAAAATCAGTCGCATCACCATCTTTATCGTCATGATCATTGCGAGTGGAATTCTGTATGGAGACCTTCTTTATTACCGATTTTACTCCGATTATGTGACGGTACCTATCCTGTTTCAGTTCAAGAACGTTGGAGGCATCGGACCCAGTACATTCGAATTGATCAGCGGCTGGGACATCCTCTTCTTCCTGGATCTGATTGTGGTCGGTGTTTATCTCTGGAAGACTCGGGCTATGAGGGTGGATGTTCAAAGGAAGCAAAAAGCAGGGTACATCCTTGGGAGTGTCCTCGTTTTACTTGTCACGATCGGAATCGGTCTGCTGAAGTCGCCCTATATGTTCGCTGAATCCTATGATAGGGAGCAGATGGTGAAGGCGATCGGCCCTTATAATTATCATCTTTATGACATTGGCATCGCAGCAGGCAAGCCGTTTTCAAGGACACTTGCCACTAAGGCAGATACAAAGGAAACCATTCGTTACATCGACTCCACCGACAAAGAAGAATCCGACTTGTTCGGAATTGCAAAAGGCAAAAATCTTGTTCTGGTCAGTATGGAATCCACCCAGAATTTCGTGATCGGTCAAAAGGTTAATGGAAAAGAGATTACTCCCTTTCTCAATTCGTTGATCGAGGATAGCTTTTATTTCAGTCAAATCTATGATCAAACGGCCCAAGGAAAAACCTCTGATTCAGAATTCATGGTGGATAATGGATTATATCCCCTTGCCAGCGGGTCTACCTTCGTGCAACGACCTGAAAATACCTATAGGGCCCTATCGCACCTTTTGGATGAACAGGAGGATTACTACACGGCTGTTTTCCACGGGAACGATAAAACTTTCTGGAATCGGGACAAGATGTACGAAGCACTGGGTTATGACCGATTCTATTCCAAAGACGAATATGAAGTAACGGATGATAATTCCGTGAATTACGGCATCAAAGATATTCCATTCTTTCAACAGTCCATGGATTATGTAGAAGATCTTCCTCAACCTTTTTACGCCAGGTTCCTCATGCTCACGAATCACTTTCCGTTTCTTCTTGATGAAGAGGATCAATTCATAGAAGAAGCGGATACGAGTGAAGGAGTAGTCAATCGCTATGTGACGACCGTAAGATATGAAGACGAAGCGATCAAGAATCTCATTGAGGATTTCAAGAAGAAGGGACTCTACGATGACACAGTCTTTGTTTTTTACGGTGATCATTATGGAATCTCCGAAAAGTATGAAACGGGTGCCTTCGAACTCCTTGGTATGGAGGACACCGTCATCAATCATATGAAGCTTCAACAGGTGCCTCTCATCATCCACGTTTCGGGTGAGGAAGGACGAACAATCGATACGCTTGGGGGAGAAATCGATATCAGACCGACGATTCTTCATTTAATGGGGATCGAATCACAGTCGAATCTGTCTTTCGGGCATAATCTCTTCACCAGGGTGGAAAATCACCCGGTGATCTTTAGGAATGGTGATTTTATCACTGAAAAATTCCTTTACAAAAACAACGTTTGCTACAATAGGAAATCTGAAGAAAGCGAAAACACGAGCAAATGTGATCCTTACAAAGAAATTGTAAGGAAGGAACTTGGGCTATCTGATGATATTATCTATGGTGATCTGCTGCGGTTCATAAAAGCGGAATAA
- a CDS encoding YitT family protein, producing the protein MKEIIKRGIFITLGAIIMAVGLEIFLVPNQVVDGGIVGISIMLAHITGFKLGLFIFILNIPFFFVGYKQIGKTFALSTLYGIAVLSAFTTFLHPVPALTSDVMLATLFGGVVLGIGVGMVIRYGGSLDGTEILAILFTKRLPFSVGEIIMFINLFILASAGFVFSWDRAMYSLLAYFVAFKMIDITIKGLDESKSVWIISDNYQKIGDALLSRLGRGVTYLSGEGAFSGDDKKVIFCVITRLEEAKLKDIVSEHDPTAFLAIADIAEVKGGRFKKKAIH; encoded by the coding sequence ATGAAAGAAATCATCAAACGGGGGATCTTCATTACCCTTGGTGCCATTATCATGGCTGTAGGGCTGGAAATCTTCCTCGTTCCAAACCAGGTCGTAGACGGAGGGATCGTCGGCATATCCATTATGCTTGCCCATATTACAGGCTTCAAGTTGGGGCTATTTATCTTCATCCTGAACATCCCCTTTTTCTTCGTTGGATACAAACAAATCGGTAAAACGTTTGCCCTCTCCACCTTATACGGCATTGCCGTGTTATCAGCATTTACCACCTTCCTTCATCCTGTACCCGCCCTGACAAGCGATGTAATGCTCGCTACCTTATTCGGGGGAGTCGTTCTTGGAATCGGTGTCGGGATGGTCATCCGCTATGGAGGATCCCTTGATGGTACAGAAATACTCGCCATCCTCTTTACAAAACGTCTACCGTTTTCAGTCGGTGAAATTATCATGTTCATCAATCTCTTTATATTGGCCAGTGCCGGCTTTGTGTTCAGTTGGGACCGGGCCATGTATTCCCTCCTTGCGTATTTTGTAGCCTTCAAGATGATTGACATCACCATCAAAGGGCTCGATGAGTCCAAATCCGTTTGGATCATAAGCGATAATTATCAAAAAATCGGTGATGCCCTCCTTTCAAGACTTGGCAGGGGAGTCACCTATCTGTCCGGGGAAGGTGCCTTTTCAGGTGACGATAAAAAAGTGATCTTCTGCGTCATCACAAGACTTGAAGAGGCAAAACTGAAAGATATCGTTTCGGAACACGATCCCACCGCGTTCCTTGCCATCGCTGATATCGCAGAAGTAAAGGGTGGAAGATTCAAAAAGAAGGCGATTCATTAA